From Fusobacterium varium:
CATAATTAATATCTTGATTTTTTGAATTCAAAATATAATTGATTTAATGCATATTTATTTACAACAAATAATGTGGATGTTATAATGAAACAAGAGATAAAAAATAAGTGTTTAAATTTTAATATTATATCAGAACAATCTATATATGCAGTATAGGAGGAAGAGAAATGGAAAAGAAAGAATTAAAATTTGAAGTATTAAATGAATTAGGTATTATTTCTGAAGGAAGTAAAGGATGGAAAAAAGAGCTTACTCGTGTAAGTTGGAATGCTGAAGAGCCTAAATATGATATTAGAACTTGGGATCCAGAACATAAAAAAATGGGAAAAGGAATAACATTAACTGAAGAAGAACTGAGAAAACTAAAGGAGTTAATTGATAAAGAAATAGAACTTTTAGATAGATAAAATTTAAATAATTGTACTATTAAAAATACCCTGCATTTTTAAACAGGGTATTTTTAATCCTTTTAGAATTTTTTTATTTTATAAATAGCTTTATTTTATATTTTTATTAAATATATTTTTTATTCATCTAAAACCATATTTTTAGATTGATATACAGCATCTCTAACTGCCTTGATTTTTCTTCTTATAATCTCTTCTTCCTCAGCTATAACAGGATCATCTTCATAAAAAACATAAAAATTTGGATCTACTTTACCAATACCCATGTAACGGGCTTTATAATCTTTAAGAAGCGCAAAGAATTTTTCTCTAAGCATGAATAATCCCAGAAGATTAGTAAATACTGGAGCAACAAGACTGATATTAACTATTGTCCAGAATAAATCAGGTCCATTACCAGTTAAAATTATAGAAGATACAATTATAATATTTGGCAAAGGGAATATAAATTTGAATAATAATTCTAATCTATCCCCCAATATAGGATTATATCTAGTTCCATGTCTCATAACAGCAATATAATATGTATACCAGCCAGCTGTTGTAGTAATACCAAATAAAGCACACATAAGTCCGATGTATACAGAGCCAAAGTGTCCAAATACACTTTCATAAGCTTTAATTGTAAGAGTAGCACCAGTATAACCATCATCCCATGCACCTGAACATAGAACAGCAAGAGCAGTTATAGAACAAACAACAAGAGTATCTATAAATACTTCAAATGATCCCCATATACCTTGACGGAAAGGGTGAATAGTATTTGCAGAACCATGAATCAAAGGTGAAGATCCTTGTCCAGCTTCATTTGAGTTAATTGAACGAGCAACTCCAGTTGAAATTGCTTGAGAAACAGTTGAACCTATGAATCCTCCAACAGCTGCTGTACCAGTAAAAGCATCATGAAAAATCATAGCAAAAGCG
This genomic window contains:
- a CDS encoding putative Na+/alanine symporter; protein product: MFASILNGINDFLWGKPFTYFVLFIGLYFTIRSGFFSIFHFKHILKNTFGSMFSEEANQKKKGSVTPFEAVCVAIGGCVGCGNIGGVASAVAVGGPGAVFWMWVWAFFGMTVKCVETTLGCHYRSKDETGRFFGGSTYFMEKGISKQLGFTKFGIGLAIAFGIGFLSQFLGGSQAYTIAEVLNQSFGFNMIGVTVIYSLILFYVIWKGTPRVAAFAAKAVPFMCSIFILGGLALVIANYQNVPHAFAMIFHDAFTGTAAVGGFIGSTVSQAISTGVARSINSNEAGQGSSPLIHGSANTIHPFRQGIWGSFEVFIDTLVVCSITALAVLCSGAWDDGYTGATLTIKAYESVFGHFGSVYIGLMCALFGITTTAGWYTYYIAVMRHGTRYNPILGDRLELLFKFIFPLPNIIIVSSIILTGNGPDLFWTIVNISLVAPVFTNLLGLFMLREKFFALLKDYKARYMGIGKVDPNFYVFYEDDPVIAEEEEIIRRKIKAVRDAVYQSKNMVLDE